In Salmonella enterica subsp. enterica serovar Typhimurium str. LT2, a single window of DNA contains:
- the yecE gene encoding putative cytoplasmic protein (similar to E. coli orf, hypothetical protein (AAC74938.1); Blastp hit to AAC74938.1 (272 aa), 82% identity in aa 1 - 272): MIYIGLPQWSHPKWARLGITSLEEYARHFNCVEGNTTLYALPKAEIVDRWYAQTTDDFRFCFKFPATISHQAALRHCDDLVQAFFTRLAPLETRIGQYWLQLPAAFGPRDLPALWQFLDALPATFTYGVEVRHPCFFDKGEDEQRLNRGLHARGVNRVILDSRPVHAAHPHSEAVRDAQRKKPKVPVHAVVTASHPMVRFIGSDNMAQNREFFAAWLQKLPQWRQTTTPFLFLHTPDIAQAPELVNTLWHDLRSVLPEIGTAPSIPQQSSLF; the protein is encoded by the coding sequence ATGATCTACATTGGCTTGCCGCAATGGTCGCACCCGAAATGGGCGCGGCTCGGCATCACCAGTCTGGAAGAGTATGCCCGCCACTTTAACTGCGTGGAGGGCAACACCACGCTTTACGCGCTGCCGAAAGCGGAAATTGTCGATCGCTGGTATGCGCAAACTACGGACGATTTCCGTTTTTGCTTTAAATTTCCCGCCACCATTTCTCACCAGGCCGCGCTGCGCCATTGCGACGATCTGGTACAGGCGTTTTTTACCCGCCTGGCGCCGCTGGAAACGCGTATTGGCCAATACTGGCTGCAGTTGCCCGCCGCCTTTGGACCGCGCGATCTCCCCGCCTTATGGCAGTTTCTTGATGCGCTCCCCGCCACGTTTACCTATGGCGTAGAAGTTCGTCATCCGTGTTTTTTTGACAAAGGTGAGGATGAACAGCGGCTCAATCGCGGGTTACACGCGCGCGGCGTAAACCGCGTGATCCTGGATAGTCGTCCGGTACATGCCGCCCATCCCCACAGCGAGGCCGTCCGCGACGCGCAGCGAAAAAAACCCAAAGTTCCGGTACATGCTGTCGTGACGGCCAGCCATCCAATGGTGCGTTTTATCGGTAGCGATAATATGGCGCAAAACCGTGAATTTTTCGCCGCCTGGTTGCAGAAACTCCCGCAGTGGCGGCAGACCACCACGCCTTTTCTGTTTTTACATACTCCGGATATCGCGCAGGCGCCGGAACTGGTGAATACGCTTTGGCATGATTTACGCAGCGTCTTACCGGAAATCGGCACTGCTCCGTCCATTCCACAGCAATCTTCTCTTTTCTGA
- the yecP gene encoding putative enzyme (similar to E. coli putative enzyme (AAC74941.1); Blastp hit to AAC74941.1 (323 aa), 92% identity in aa 1 - 323) yields MIEFGNFYQLIAKNHLSHWLETLPAQIASWQREQQHGLFKQWSNAVEFLPEMTPWRLDLLHSVTAESETPLSEGQLKRIDTLLRNLMPWRKGPFSLYGVDIDTEWRSDWKWDRVLPHLSDLTGRTILDVGCGSGYHLWRMIGAGAHLAVGIDPTQLFLCQFEAVRKLLGNDQRAHLLPLGIEQLPALKAFDTVFSMGVLYHRRSPLEHLWQLKDQLVNEGELVLETLVIDGDENTVLVPGDRYAQMRNVYFIPSAPALKKWLEKCGFIDVRIADVCVTTTEEQRRTEWMVTESLADFLDPNDRSKTVEGYPAPQRAVLIARKP; encoded by the coding sequence ATGATCGAGTTTGGTAACTTTTATCAGCTCATTGCTAAAAATCATCTCTCCCACTGGCTGGAAACATTGCCCGCGCAGATTGCCTCCTGGCAACGCGAGCAGCAGCATGGCTTGTTTAAACAGTGGTCGAACGCGGTAGAATTTTTACCGGAAATGACGCCCTGGCGGCTGGATTTACTGCACAGCGTCACGGCGGAAAGCGAAACGCCGCTCAGCGAAGGTCAGCTAAAGCGTATTGATACATTGCTGCGTAATCTGATGCCGTGGCGTAAAGGCCCGTTCTCGCTTTATGGCGTAGATATTGACACCGAATGGCGCTCCGACTGGAAGTGGGATCGCGTACTGCCGCATCTGTCAGATTTAACTGGCCGGACGATCCTTGATGTCGGCTGCGGCAGCGGCTATCACCTGTGGCGGATGATTGGCGCGGGCGCACATCTGGCGGTCGGCATCGATCCTACGCAGCTTTTCCTCTGCCAGTTTGAGGCGGTGCGTAAACTGTTGGGTAACGATCAGCGCGCGCATCTGCTGCCGTTGGGCATTGAACAACTCCCGGCGCTGAAAGCATTTGATACCGTCTTCTCGATGGGGGTGCTTTATCACCGTCGCTCGCCGCTGGAGCATCTGTGGCAGTTAAAAGATCAGTTGGTCAACGAGGGTGAGCTGGTACTGGAAACGCTGGTCATCGACGGCGACGAAAATACCGTACTGGTGCCGGGTGACCGCTACGCGCAGATGCGTAACGTCTATTTTATTCCTTCCGCGCCGGCATTAAAAAAATGGCTGGAAAAATGCGGCTTTATTGATGTGCGTATCGCTGACGTTTGCGTCACTACCACCGAAGAGCAGCGCCGTACCGAATGGATGGTTACCGAGTCGCTGGCCGATTTTCTTGACCCGAACGATCGCAGCAAGACGGTGGAAGGCTATCCCGCCCCGCAGCGCGCGGTGCTGATTGCGCGTAAACCGTGA
- a CDS encoding putative penicillin-binding protein (penicillin-binding protein 2 (PBP-2). (SW:PBP2_SALTY)) yields MTFKDFDAEEKLFLRRVIVAFGVVVVCFGILIFNLYNLQIRQHHYYTTRSNENDIKMLPVAPTRGIIYDRNGIPLVRNVTWYDIAVTPYKIADMDALLKQLTPIVDLSPDDISDFRRALKSSSRYRPVVLKNALTDVEIARFAVNQFHFNGVTINSYQDRQYPYGAELAHVLGYVSKINDNDLKALDKKGLAENYAADHNIGKQGIERYYENDLHGKTGYQEVEVDNHGRIVRLLKDVPPIAGKNIHLTLDLHLQEYIESLLAGQRAAVLVEDPHDGSVLAMVSMPSYDPNPFVKGISYQDYGKLLHDKNLPLINRVTQGLYPPASTVKPYMAMSALLCGIITPQTTFFGAPTWTLPGTQRHYRDWKKTGHGMLDVTKAIEESADTFFYQVAYMMGIDRIDTMLSQFGYGKPTGIDLNEEYDGLLPSRAWKQRVHKKAWYQGDTISVGIGQGYWIATPIQMVKAMVALINNGKVIAPHLLLNEESGKTVVPYRPSGTPAQIADPASPYWGLVRQAMYGMANAPNGTGYKFFHTAPYGIAAKSGTSQVFSLKENQTYNAKMIPIRLRDHVFYTAFAPYKNPKVAIALILENGGSDGVTAAPIMRKILDHLFDPQADTTQPDQAP; encoded by the coding sequence ATGACTTTTAAAGACTTTGATGCGGAAGAGAAACTCTTCCTGAGACGTGTGATTGTGGCGTTTGGTGTAGTGGTTGTCTGCTTTGGTATCCTGATCTTCAACCTCTATAACTTGCAAATCCGCCAGCACCACTACTACACCACCCGTTCGAATGAGAACGATATCAAGATGCTACCCGTCGCGCCCACGCGCGGCATCATTTACGATCGCAACGGCATTCCGCTGGTGCGTAACGTAACCTGGTATGATATCGCGGTTACGCCCTATAAAATTGCCGATATGGATGCGCTGCTAAAACAGCTCACCCCTATTGTTGATCTCTCCCCCGACGATATCTCCGACTTTCGCCGTGCGCTAAAATCCAGTAGCCGCTATCGTCCGGTGGTGCTCAAAAACGCGCTAACGGATGTTGAAATCGCACGCTTTGCGGTCAATCAGTTTCATTTCAACGGCGTCACGATCAATAGCTATCAGGATCGGCAGTATCCTTACGGCGCGGAGCTGGCGCATGTTCTCGGTTACGTGTCAAAGATAAACGATAACGACCTTAAAGCGCTGGATAAAAAAGGGCTGGCAGAGAATTACGCGGCGGACCATAACATCGGTAAACAGGGGATTGAGCGTTACTACGAAAACGATCTTCATGGTAAAACCGGTTATCAGGAGGTCGAGGTGGATAATCACGGGCGTATTGTCCGCCTGCTGAAAGACGTTCCTCCCATCGCGGGTAAGAACATTCACCTGACGCTGGATCTCCATTTACAAGAGTACATTGAAAGTTTGCTGGCCGGGCAGCGTGCTGCCGTACTGGTTGAAGATCCGCACGATGGTTCAGTGCTGGCGATGGTATCTATGCCCAGCTACGACCCGAACCCCTTTGTAAAAGGCATTAGCTATCAGGATTACGGCAAACTGCTGCACGATAAAAATCTGCCGCTGATCAACCGCGTGACGCAAGGGCTTTATCCTCCGGCGTCAACGGTTAAACCCTATATGGCAATGTCCGCGCTGTTATGCGGGATTATTACGCCGCAAACCACCTTCTTTGGCGCGCCAACCTGGACGCTTCCCGGCACGCAGCGGCATTACCGGGACTGGAAAAAAACCGGACACGGTATGCTGGATGTCACTAAAGCGATTGAGGAATCTGCGGATACCTTTTTCTATCAGGTCGCTTATATGATGGGTATTGACCGTATCGACACGATGTTGTCTCAGTTCGGCTATGGCAAACCGACGGGCATCGACCTTAATGAAGAATATGACGGGCTGCTTCCCAGCCGCGCATGGAAACAGCGGGTCCATAAAAAAGCCTGGTATCAGGGCGATACCATTTCTGTCGGCATCGGCCAGGGTTACTGGATTGCCACCCCCATCCAGATGGTAAAAGCGATGGTGGCGCTCATCAACAACGGTAAGGTGATTGCCCCTCACCTGTTACTCAATGAAGAGAGCGGCAAAACGGTGGTTCCGTATCGTCCTTCAGGAACACCGGCACAGATAGCCGATCCGGCGTCGCCATACTGGGGACTGGTGCGTCAGGCGATGTATGGCATGGCGAATGCACCCAACGGAACGGGCTATAAGTTCTTTCACACCGCGCCCTACGGCATTGCGGCCAAAAGCGGCACGTCGCAGGTATTTAGCCTGAAAGAAAATCAGACCTACAACGCGAAAATGATCCCCATTCGCCTGCGCGATCATGTGTTTTATACCGCTTTTGCACCGTATAAAAACCCTAAGGTCGCTATTGCCTTGATTCTGGAAAACGGCGGAAGCGACGGCGTTACCGCCGCACCCATCATGCGAAAAATCCTTGACCACCTGTTTGATCCACAGGCTGATACCACACAGCCGGATCAGGCGCCATAG
- the yecO gene encoding putative SAM-dependent methyltransferase (similar to E. coli orf, hypothetical protein (AAC74940.1); Blastp hit to AAC74940.1 (247 aa), 93% identity in aa 1 - 247) has product MSHRDTLFSAPIARLGDWTFDERVAEVFPDMIQRSVPGYSNIISMIGMLAERFVQPNTQVYDLGCSLGAATLSVRRNIRHEHCRIIAVDNSPAMIERCRRHIDAYKAPTPVEVVEGDIRDITIENASMVVLNFTLQFLEPAERQALLDKIYLGLNPGGALVLSEKFSFEDAKVGELLFNMHHDFKRANGYSELEISQKRSMLENVMLTDSVETHKARLRQAGFEHSELWFQCFNFGSLVALKAGVAA; this is encoded by the coding sequence ATGTCTCACCGCGACACGCTTTTTTCTGCGCCTATCGCCCGTCTCGGCGACTGGACTTTTGATGAACGAGTAGCCGAAGTTTTCCCCGACATGATTCAGCGTTCGGTACCAGGCTACTCCAACATCATCTCCATGATCGGCATGTTAGCTGAACGCTTTGTGCAGCCGAACACGCAGGTCTACGATCTGGGCTGCTCGCTGGGCGCCGCGACGCTGTCTGTTCGGCGTAATATCCGCCATGAGCATTGTCGCATTATCGCCGTCGATAACTCCCCGGCCATGATTGAACGCTGCCGCCGTCATATTGATGCGTATAAAGCGCCTACGCCGGTTGAAGTCGTTGAAGGCGATATCCGCGATATCACTATTGAAAACGCCTCGATGGTGGTGCTGAATTTTACCCTGCAATTCCTTGAACCTGCCGAACGCCAGGCATTGCTGGATAAGATTTACCTGGGGTTGAATCCCGGCGGCGCGCTGGTACTGTCGGAAAAATTTAGCTTTGAAGACGCGAAAGTGGGCGAGCTGTTATTCAACATGCACCACGATTTTAAACGCGCTAATGGGTACAGCGAACTGGAGATCAGCCAGAAGCGCAGTATGCTGGAAAACGTGATGCTCACCGACTCGGTGGAAACACATAAAGCGCGCCTGCGTCAGGCGGGTTTCGAACACAGTGAACTGTGGTTCCAGTGCTTTAATTTCGGGTCGCTTGTCGCGTTAAAAGCCGGAGTTGCCGCATGA
- the cutC gene encoding copper homeostasis protein (similar to E. coli copper homeostasis protein (AAC74944.1); Blastp hit to AAC74944.1 (146 aa), 80% identity in aa 1 - 146) produces the protein MALLEICCYSMECALTAQRNGADRIELCAAPKEGGLTPSFGVLRSVREHITIPVHPIIRPRGGDFYYTDGEFAAMLEDIRLVRELGFPGLVTGVLTVDGDVDMSRMEKIMAAAGPLAVTFHRAFDMCANPFNALKNLADAGVARVLTSGQKADAAQGLSIIMELIAQGDAPTIMAGAGVRANNLQNFLDAGVREVHSSAGVLLPSPMRYRNQGLSMSADIQADEYSRYRVEGAAVAEMKGIIVRHQAK, from the coding sequence ATGGCGTTACTTGAGATCTGTTGTTACAGCATGGAATGCGCGCTCACCGCGCAGCGAAACGGCGCGGATCGTATCGAACTGTGCGCCGCGCCGAAAGAAGGGGGGCTTACGCCTTCTTTCGGCGTCTTACGCAGCGTACGCGAGCATATTACGATTCCCGTACATCCGATTATTCGTCCTCGCGGCGGGGATTTTTACTACACTGACGGCGAATTTGCCGCCATGCTGGAAGATATCCGCCTCGTCAGAGAGTTGGGTTTTCCCGGGCTGGTTACTGGCGTGTTGACCGTTGATGGGGATGTCGATATGTCGCGAATGGAAAAAATAATGGCGGCGGCCGGGCCGCTGGCGGTGACATTCCACCGCGCCTTCGATATGTGCGCTAATCCCTTCAATGCGCTAAAGAATCTGGCTGACGCAGGCGTAGCAAGAGTACTGACTTCCGGACAAAAAGCCGATGCGGCGCAAGGTTTATCAATAATTATGGAACTTATTGCCCAGGGGGATGCTCCAACCATTATGGCTGGTGCGGGGGTTCGTGCAAATAACCTGCAGAATTTCCTCGATGCCGGAGTACGGGAAGTACACAGTTCCGCCGGAGTCTTACTGCCTTCGCCGATGCGCTATCGCAATCAGGGGTTATCGATGTCTGCCGATATACAGGCGGACGAGTATTCTCGCTATAGAGTAGAGGGTGCGGCGGTCGCTGAAATGAAAGGAATCATTGTTCGCCATCAGGCCAAATGA
- the yecM gene encoding putative cytoplasmic protein (similar to E. coli orf, hypothetical protein (AAC74945.1); Blastp hit to AAC74945.1 (190 aa), 84% identity in aa 3 - 190), which translates to MANWQHIDELHDISADLPRFTLAFRELSTRLGLQISALEADHISLRCHQNTTAERWRRGFEQCGELLSENIINGRPICLFKLHEPVCVEHWRFSVIELPWPGEKRYPHEGWEHIEIVLPGEPETLNARALALLSDEGLSQPGIVVKTSSPQGEHERLPNPTLAVTDGRITVKFHPWSIEAIVASEQAAH; encoded by the coding sequence ATGGCGAACTGGCAACACATTGATGAACTGCATGATATTTCCGCAGATTTACCGCGATTCACTCTGGCGTTCAGAGAACTTTCCACTCGCCTTGGTCTGCAGATTAGCGCCCTTGAGGCCGATCACATTTCATTGCGCTGTCACCAGAATACGACGGCGGAGCGTTGGCGTCGCGGTTTTGAACAATGCGGCGAGCTACTGTCGGAAAATATCATCAACGGCAGGCCGATTTGTCTGTTTAAACTGCATGAACCGGTATGTGTGGAACACTGGCGGTTTTCTGTTATTGAATTACCGTGGCCGGGAGAAAAACGCTATCCACACGAGGGGTGGGAGCATATTGAAATCGTGCTGCCCGGCGAGCCGGAGACCTTGAACGCGAGGGCCCTGGCGTTGTTGTCGGATGAGGGGCTTAGTCAGCCGGGGATAGTGGTTAAAACCAGTTCGCCACAGGGCGAGCATGAACGTTTGCCAAACCCTACGCTGGCCGTGACCGATGGTCGCATCACGGTAAAATTTCATCCATGGTCGATTGAAGCGATTGTCGCCAGCGAACAGGCGGCCCATTAA
- the argS gene encoding arginine tRNA synthetase (arginyl-tRNA synthetase. (SW:SYR_SALTY)) translates to MNIQALLSEKVSQAMIAAGAPADCEPQVRQSAKVQFGDYQANGMMAVAKKLGMAPRQLAEQVLTHLDLSGIASKVEIAGPGFINIFLEPAFLAEQVQQALASDRLGVSQPTRQTIVVDYSAPNVAKEMHVGHLRSTIIGDAAVRTLEFLGHHVIRANHVGDWGTQFGMLIAWLEKQQQENAGDMALADLEGFYRDAKKHYDEDEAFAERARNYVVKLQSGDTYFREMWRKLVDITMTQNQITYDRLNVTLTRDDVMGESLYNPMLPGIVADLKAKGLAVESEGATVVFLDEFKNKEGDPMGVIIQKKDGGYLYTTTDIACAKYRYETLHADRVLYYIDSRQHQHLMQAWTIVRKAGYVPDSVPLEHHMFGMMLGKDGKPFKTRAGGTVKLADLLDEALERARRLVAEKNPDMPADELEKLANAVGIGAVKYADLSKNRTTDYIFDWDNMLAFEGNTAPYMQYAYTRVLSVFRKANIDEQALASAPVIISEDREAQLAARLLQFEETLTVVAREGTPHVMCAYLYDVAGLFSGFYEHCPILSAENDAVRNSRLKLAQLTAKTLKLGLDTLGIETVERM, encoded by the coding sequence GTGAATATTCAGGCTCTTCTCTCAGAAAAAGTTAGTCAGGCCATGATTGCTGCAGGCGCGCCTGCAGATTGCGAGCCCCAGGTTCGTCAGTCAGCCAAAGTTCAGTTCGGCGACTATCAGGCCAACGGCATGATGGCAGTTGCGAAAAAACTGGGTATGGCCCCCCGACAACTTGCAGAGCAGGTGCTGACTCATCTGGATCTCAGCGGCATCGCCAGCAAGGTTGAAATCGCCGGCCCTGGCTTTATCAATATTTTCCTCGAACCGGCTTTTCTCGCTGAACAGGTGCAACAGGCGCTGGCCTCCGATCGTCTGGGCGTTTCTCAGCCGACTCGTCAGACGATTGTCGTCGACTACTCCGCGCCCAACGTCGCGAAAGAGATGCACGTTGGTCATCTACGCTCCACGATTATCGGCGATGCGGCAGTGCGCACGCTGGAGTTTCTGGGCCATCATGTTATTCGCGCTAACCACGTCGGCGACTGGGGCACCCAGTTCGGTATGCTTATCGCCTGGCTGGAAAAACAGCAGCAGGAAAACGCGGGCGACATGGCGCTGGCGGATCTCGAAGGATTCTACCGCGATGCGAAAAAGCATTATGACGAAGATGAAGCGTTTGCCGAGCGCGCGCGTAACTACGTCGTCAAATTGCAGAGCGGTGATACCTATTTCCGTGAGATGTGGCGTAAGCTGGTTGATATCACGATGACGCAAAACCAGATCACCTATGATCGTCTGAACGTCACTCTGACGCGTGACGATGTGATGGGCGAAAGTCTGTATAATCCGATGCTGCCGGGCATCGTCGCCGATCTGAAAGCCAAAGGACTGGCGGTTGAAAGCGAAGGCGCAACGGTGGTTTTCCTTGATGAGTTTAAAAACAAGGAAGGCGACCCGATGGGCGTCATTATTCAGAAGAAAGATGGCGGTTATCTGTATACCACTACCGATATCGCCTGCGCCAAATACCGTTACGAAACGCTGCACGCCGACCGCGTGCTCTACTACATTGACTCCCGTCAGCACCAGCACCTGATGCAGGCCTGGACCATTGTGCGTAAAGCCGGTTATGTGCCGGATTCCGTTCCGCTGGAACACCACATGTTCGGCATGATGTTGGGTAAAGACGGTAAACCGTTTAAAACTCGCGCGGGCGGTACGGTGAAACTGGCGGACCTGCTGGATGAGGCGCTGGAGCGCGCGCGTCGTCTGGTGGCGGAGAAGAACCCGGATATGCCGGCTGACGAGCTGGAAAAACTGGCTAACGCCGTCGGTATTGGCGCGGTGAAATACGCCGATCTGTCAAAAAACCGCACCACTGACTATATCTTCGACTGGGATAATATGTTGGCTTTCGAAGGCAATACCGCACCTTATATGCAGTATGCCTATACGCGTGTGCTGTCTGTTTTCCGTAAAGCGAACATCGACGAGCAGGCGCTGGCGAGCGCGCCGGTTATCATTAGCGAAGATCGCGAAGCGCAGCTTGCTGCCCGTCTGCTGCAGTTTGAAGAAACCCTGACGGTGGTCGCGCGTGAAGGTACGCCGCACGTCATGTGCGCATATCTGTATGACGTCGCCGGGCTGTTCTCCGGCTTCTACGAGCACTGCCCTATTCTCAGCGCCGAGAATGACGCGGTTCGCAATAGCCGCCTAAAACTGGCGCAACTGACGGCGAAGACGCTGAAACTGGGTCTGGATACGTTGGGTATCGAAACCGTAGAACGCATGTAA
- the yecN gene encoding putative inner membrane protein (similar to E. coli orf, hypothetical protein (AAC74939.1); Blastp hit to AAC74939.1 (141 aa), 93% identity in aa 11 - 140): MVSALYAVLGALLLMKFSFNVVRLRMQYRVAYGDGGFSELQSAIRIHGNAVEYIPVALVLLLFMEMNGAETWMVHICGIILIAGRLMHYYGFHHRLFRWRRAGMSATWCALLLMVLANLWYMPWELVFSLY, encoded by the coding sequence ATGGTAAGCGCGCTGTATGCCGTTTTGGGTGCGTTATTATTAATGAAGTTCTCTTTTAATGTCGTTCGCTTGCGAATGCAGTACCGTGTCGCCTATGGCGACGGCGGTTTTAGCGAATTGCAAAGCGCCATCCGTATTCATGGCAACGCGGTGGAATATATTCCTGTCGCGCTGGTGCTGCTGCTGTTTATGGAAATGAACGGCGCCGAAACGTGGATGGTGCATATCTGCGGCATCATTTTAATCGCCGGTCGGCTGATGCATTATTACGGTTTTCACCACCGCCTGTTCCGCTGGCGGCGGGCGGGGATGAGCGCGACCTGGTGCGCATTGTTGCTGATGGTGCTGGCAAACCTGTGGTATATGCCCTGGGAGTTGGTTTTCTCCCTGTATTAG
- a CDS encoding putative cytoplasmic protein, whose translation MMVYPVKHSPLLRQPEHFIARDELKALVQKVTHNLVNIKDETGEFLLRLDDGRVIDTKGWAGWEWTHGVGLYGMYHYYQQTGDQTMRKIIDDWFADRFAEGATTKNVNTMAPFLTLAYRYEETRNPAYLPWLETWAEWAMNEMPRTDHGGMQHITLAEENHQQMWDDTLMMTVLPLAKIGKLLNRPEYVEEATYQFLLHVQNLMDKETGLWFHGWSYDGHHNFANARWARGNSWLTIVIPDFLELLDLPENNAVRRYLVQVLNAQIAALAKCQDESGLWHTLLDDPHSYLEASATAGFAYGILKAVRKRYVERHYAQVAEKAIRGIVKHISPEGELLQTSFGTGMGHDLDFYRHIPLTSMPYGQAMAMLCLTEYLRNYF comes from the coding sequence ATGATGGTTTATCCAGTCAAACACAGTCCGCTATTGCGTCAGCCTGAGCATTTTATCGCCAGAGATGAACTAAAAGCCCTGGTGCAAAAGGTGACGCATAACCTGGTCAATATTAAAGATGAGACAGGCGAATTTTTATTGCGACTGGACGACGGACGCGTGATCGATACTAAAGGCTGGGCCGGATGGGAGTGGACGCACGGCGTGGGCCTGTACGGAATGTATCACTATTACCAACAGACCGGCGACCAGACGATGCGTAAGATCATTGATGACTGGTTTGCCGATCGTTTTGCGGAAGGCGCGACGACGAAAAACGTTAATACGATGGCGCCGTTTTTAACGCTGGCGTATCGCTATGAAGAGACGCGTAATCCAGCGTATTTACCGTGGCTGGAAACGTGGGCCGAATGGGCGATGAATGAAATGCCCCGTACCGATCACGGCGGAATGCAGCACATCACGCTGGCGGAGGAAAATCATCAGCAGATGTGGGACGACACGCTAATGATGACGGTGCTGCCGCTGGCGAAAATCGGTAAACTGTTGAACCGGCCGGAATACGTGGAAGAGGCAACCTATCAGTTCCTGCTGCACGTGCAGAATTTGATGGATAAAGAGACGGGGCTGTGGTTCCACGGCTGGAGCTATGACGGTCATCATAACTTCGCTAACGCTCGCTGGGCGCGCGGCAACAGCTGGCTGACCATTGTGATCCCGGATTTTCTTGAACTGCTGGACTTGCCGGAAAATAATGCCGTGCGCCGTTATCTGGTCCAGGTACTGAATGCGCAGATCGCCGCGCTGGCGAAATGTCAGGATGAAAGCGGTTTGTGGCATACGCTGCTTGACGATCCGCACTCTTATCTTGAGGCGTCGGCGACGGCGGGTTTTGCCTACGGTATTCTTAAAGCGGTGCGCAAACGCTATGTCGAACGGCACTATGCGCAGGTGGCGGAAAAAGCTATTCGGGGGATAGTGAAACATATCTCGCCGGAAGGTGAACTGCTGCAAACGTCATTTGGCACTGGCATGGGCCACGATCTCGATTTTTACCGTCATATTCCGTTGACCTCTATGCCTTACGGGCAGGCGATGGCAATGCTGTGTTTGACGGAATATCTGCGTAACTATTTCTGA
- the yecD gene encoding putative isochorismatase (similar to E. coli orf, hypothetical protein (AAC74937.1); Blastp hit to AAC74937.1 (199 aa), 80% identity in aa 12 - 199), producing the protein MLKLNATTTALVVIDLQEGILPFAGGPYTANEVVARAARLAEKCRANGSPVVMVRVGWSDDYAEALKQPVDAATPAHALPENWWTWPTALGKKDSDLEVTKRQWGAFYGTDLELQLRRRGIDTIILCGISTNIGVESTARNAWELGFNLIIAEDACSAASSEQHQSSMTHIFPRIGRVRSVEDILNAL; encoded by the coding sequence ATGCTGAAACTCAACGCGACCACAACCGCCCTGGTGGTTATTGATTTACAGGAAGGAATTCTTCCGTTTGCCGGCGGCCCGTATACGGCAAATGAGGTGGTCGCCCGCGCCGCGCGGCTGGCGGAAAAGTGTCGTGCCAACGGCTCGCCCGTGGTTATGGTACGCGTCGGATGGTCTGATGATTATGCCGAAGCGTTAAAACAACCCGTGGATGCCGCAACGCCTGCGCACGCGTTGCCGGAAAACTGGTGGACCTGGCCTACGGCATTGGGTAAAAAGGACAGCGATCTGGAAGTGACTAAACGCCAGTGGGGCGCGTTTTACGGCACCGATCTGGAATTACAGCTTCGCCGCCGGGGTATCGACACCATCATATTGTGCGGGATCTCAACCAATATCGGCGTCGAATCCACAGCGCGTAACGCCTGGGAGTTGGGGTTTAACCTTATTATTGCCGAAGATGCCTGTAGCGCCGCCAGCAGTGAGCAGCATCAGAGCAGTATGACACATATTTTCCCGCGCATTGGCCGGGTACGCAGCGTAGAGGATATTTTAAACGCCTTATGA